The Erigeron canadensis isolate Cc75 chromosome 1, C_canadensis_v1, whole genome shotgun sequence genome segment GTTAATCtgactaaatatataatactaattaaAATTTAAGTTGTAGGATATATCGGTCATTTCTCATTTGGAACTTTCAACAACGAATGTAATCTTTATAAAGTAGTTTAGATATCATATACGTACATTACTTCGATTCAAATTAAATAAAGCTCAAAGGACTATAAACAGCAACTTTTTAACAAAAGAAATGATGGGTTGTGTGATAGATGCTCCTCGGATTTAATTACtgaatacaatttttttttcttggtatTCTCAGGTAACAAAATTAATTGGACGCGTAAACTGGGTaagtttttttcatttctttcgaTTAACTTGTATCCAATTCGGTTCTAGTAAACTAAGGCACATCACCAACTTAGGATCAAGGTTTATACGAGTTATTCAGTAGTTTGATCGAGTTATTTAGATAAATGTTCTAAATGTGGCCTTCAACTTTGTTTTGCCCAGCTATTGGTGTATCCGGTGTACTAGCAACTCTGTTCATGGTCGTAGTATATTGCATTATGAAACCATCATCAACAAATTGTGTTGCAGCATTCAAGCACAAAACCGAGGATCACAAAAGTGTTGAGGCCTTTGTTTTACACTATGGATCCTTAACTACAAAAAGGTACAAGtatgttgatatcaagaaaatGACAAGCTCATTCCAAGTCAAATTAGGACAAGGAGGTTTCGGAACAGTTTTTAAAGGTAAGCTATCTGATGGCCGTCTGGTCGCAGTAAAAGTTCTAAACTCATCCAAAGCAAGCGGACAAGAATTCATAAACGAAGTTGCAAGCATTGGTAGGACTTCTCATGTAAACATCGTCAGTCTCATTGGATTTTGTTTCGAATATGAAAAAAGAGCTCTTGTATACGAGTTCATGCCAAATGGATCGTTAGAGAAGTTTATACATAGTCATGTTTCTATCAAGACAAGCGATCAACAAATGAGAGTAGATAAGTTGTACAAGATAGCACTTGGAATTGCACGAGGACTTGATTACTTGCACCGTGGATGCAATACTCGTATATTGCATCTGGATATAAAGCCTCATAACATCCTCCTTGATGAAGATTTCTGCCCAAAAATAGCAGATTTTGGGCTTGCTAAATTGCACTCAAGGAAAGACAGTATAGTTTCTATGTTGGAGGCGAGAGGCACCATTGGATATATTGCCCCTGAAGTTTTTAACAGAAACTTTGGAGGAGTGTCCCATAAATCCGATGTGTATAGTTACGGGATGCTAATACTAGAAATGGTTGGGGGAAGAAAAAATGTGGATGCTGGTGTTGGTTCTGGACATACTAGCGAGATATATTTTCCTTATTGGATTTACAGTCGTCTTAAAAGTGATGAATACCTCTTAGATAGTATAACTACTGCTGAGGAAAACGATCATGCAAGAAAGATGACAATAGTTGGGTTATGGTGCATACAAACTGACCCAAATCAAAGACCATCCATTAATGAAGCGATTGAAATGTTAGAGGGAAGCATGGACGCATTGAGAGTTCCCCCAAGACCGTGCTTTTCTTCCCCTCCACGATTACCAGCTAGCACACTAAACACATCAGAACTCGAGTCAGGAAGCAACCTAGACCCGAATTACAGTTGATCGAGAAGTACAACTTTTCATGTTAAGtttctaattaatatatgtaagttAAGCGTCTTTCTGTTAGCTTTCTTTTTGGTTGTATATGTTTGGATTTATAGCTATATATTATCAGAAACAATAATAAATCATATGCAATATAAGATTTAACAAAGTAAAATGAATGTGTtgaaatattaatgtatttCTAGAAACTACTAGAATAAATTAGTTGTAGTAAAAGTTAGAATTAACTAAGATTATCTAGAATCATTTAGATATTTGGTTAGTGTTTAATTACTAAAAATTTCTAGATTAGTCTAACCGACTTTGAAGGCCTATAAATATGACCATCTTGTAACATATGGatgtaacaacaacaacatcaacaacttcaatcaataaaatctaaGTTTATTTCTATCTAGTCCATCACATATTCAAACTCTTCTAAATCCCCTCATCATCAATTAACATCTAAACTATATTTAAGCATcacataaataactaaaactcATAACAATtctaacaagtggtatcaagAGCCGTGTTGGGCGTTTACTAAAAATACACCATGACTACCGTTGGTGCATACAATATTCCCGTTCCTATCTTTGATGGTGACAACTATGACTTTTGGAGTATCCGAATGAAGACATATTTCCAAGCACAAAGCTTGTGGGATATTGTCGAAGTCGGGTTCACAACTCCAAAAGATGTCAAAACTCTGCCTGCggatcaaaaagaaaaacacaacaaaaatgTTGTGAGAAATGCTGCCGCCCTAGGCTACATTCAACAAGCCGTGACGCCATCTATTTTTCCACGTATCATGGGAGCTACAACAGCCAAGGAGGCGTGGAAAACTCTTCAAGAAGAATTTCAAGGAAGTGTCAAGGTGAGATCCGTCAAGCTACTAACCCTAAGGcgagattttgaaaatttaaaaatgaaagattttgagACCGTCAAAGATTACTACTCTAAAATCAAAGAAGTAGTAAATCAAATGAGAGCCTATGGAGACTATATAACCGACAAAAGGATTGTTGAAAAAATACTTATTAGCATGCCTGAAAAATATGATCATGTCGTTACTGCTATTGAAGAGTCAAAAGACATTGAGACTCTTTCAGTAATAGAACTAATGGGCTCTCTAGAAGCATATGAGGCTAGACTGAGCCGGCGAAGTGATGACTCACTTGAAAGTGCCTTTCAATCTAAACTTAGAATGAGGTCTCAAAAATCTAACAGTGAGGGGAAAagaatttttgaagaaaaatcaaGAGGAGGAGAAAAACCCAAAACCGGGTTTGATCAGAGAAGAAAAAGCTACCCTCCATGTGGTATTTGTAAAAAGACAAACCACCTGGAAAAAGATTGTTTCCACAAAGGAAAGCCACAATGTAATAACTGCAAAAGATTTGGACATTTAGAAAAAGATTGTCGTCTAAAACAAAATCATCGAGCTAACTACACGAAAGAAGACGGAGATACACCGGAGAACAATAATCAACTATTCTACGCGTGTCATGCTGCGAATGAACAAAAGGAAGATATTTGGTTCATCGACAGTGGCTGTAGCAACCACATGACCGGAGATGAGAAATTATTCAGCAGCATCAACACGTCAGTAAAGTCCCGTGTCAAATTAGGGAATGGAGCACTCGTTGACACTAAAGGAAAAGGTACGATAGATGTCCAAACTAGTAACTGCACGAGATCCGTCAAGGATGTTCTTCTAGTTCCAAGCTTAGCAAGTAACTTGCTAAGTGTTGGCCAAATGATGGAGCATGGCTACTCTTTACACTTTGAAGATGAGACATGCGTTATTCGtgacaagaaaaataataacaaattaattgcCGAAgtcaaaatggaaaatagaaatTTTCCACTTTGTTGGCATTACATCAGAGACACGGCCATGAAAGCTCAAGTCGAAGAATCATGGCTATGGCATCGAAGATTTGGCCACTTCAATTTTCACGCACTAAAAATTCTCCAACAGAAAAATATGATGAGGGACTTGCCTGGCATAGAGGAGATCACTGATACATGTGAAAGCTGTATGATGGGCAAGCAACATCGAAAACCTTTCCCTCGTGATAACGCTTGGAGAGCAAGGAGTATTCTAGAATTGGTACACACTGACGTATGTGGACCAATGAGAACTCCATCTCATAACCAATCCAGGTACTTCATCCTCTTCATAGATGATTATTCTAGAATGACCTGGGTTACTTCATGCGTGAAAAATCAGAAGTTTTCACgatattcaagaaattcaaaaCTTTCGTTGAAAAGAAAAGTGGCCATTATATAATAACACTAAGGAGCGATAGAGGAAAAGAATACACTTCTAgagaatttaataaattttgtgaAGATGAAGGAGTTCACCGCCAACTAACAGTTGGTTACGCTCCCGAACAAAACGGTGTCTCTGAACGTAAAAACAAAACTGTAATGGAAATGGCCAAAACTATGATACATGAAAAAGGCCTTCCAAACAGATTCTGGGCAGAAGCTGTATACACGGCTGTATACTTGCTAAATAGATGTCCGACGAAGGCTGTGGAAAATAAAACTCCGATAGAAGCATGGAGTGGAAAGAAGCCATCAGCAAAACATCTACGAGTATTTGGATGTATCTGCTACATCCACATTCCAAAGGAGAAACGTCACAAGCTCCAAGAAAAATCAGATAAAGGAATATTCTTGGGCTATAGCACACAATCAAAAGGCTATCGAGTTTATAACCTAAAGTCAAATAAGCTCGTGATCAGCCGAGATGTGGAGTTTGATGAAGACGCTTCTTGGAATTgggagaaagaaaaaattgaTAAACAGATATATCTTCCAAAAATATCTATGGAGACTCCTACTCAACAACCACTACAAATAGAACATTCTGGAGGAAATGAAAGTACAGGCGAAACGAGCCCCACTACACCAACTTCTTCGCCGTCAACATTACCTTTAGCACAAGAGGAATCAAGTTCGGAGTCAACACCTGGAAGAGTCAAAACATTAACTGAAGTCTACGAGACTTGCAACTACACATCTCTAGAACCTGAAAGCTATGAAGCTGCTGCCAAAGACGAAAAATGGGTGACAGCTATGAATGAAGAAATCAAGATGATCGAGAAAAACAATACATGGGAGTTAGTTGATCTCcccaaaaataaagaaatcatTGGAGTTAAGTGGGTCTACAAAACAAAACTTAACCCCGATGGTTCTATTCAAAAACATAAAGCAAGACTAGTGGCTAAAGGCTACTCGCAACAACCTGGAGTCGACTACAATGAAACTTTCGCACCTGTAGCTCGACTTGATACTATAAGATCACTTGTGGCATTAGCAGCTCAAAGAAGATGGAAGATTCATCAACTAGATGTGAAATCAGCCTTTCTAAATGGGTTTCTGGAAGAAGAAATATACGTAGAGCAACCACAAGGATTCGTcacgaaaagaaaagaagatcaGGTTCTCAAGCTAAAGAAAGCTTTATATGGACTAAAACAAGCTCCACGAGCTTGGTATAGTCGTATTGACAGCTACTTCACAAGTTCTGGATTCAGGAGGAGTGAAAGTGAGCCTACGCTCTACATCAAAACCCAAGCCACACCATCAGTTGCCAATGAGAAGATGAGAAAAGAAGATGGATCTGAGAAGGCGGATACTTCAAGATTCAGAAGTCTCATTGGAAGTCTACTCTACCTAACAGCTACAAGACCAGATATTATGTACGCAACAAGTCTGCTATCCAGGTTCATGCAAAACCCTACTCAGATACATTATGGAGCTGGAAAACGAATATTAAGATACTTGCAAGGTACCATGAACTATGGAATATGGTACAAGCCCACTACAGACTCAAAGCTGCAAGGATATACAGATAGTGATTGGGCCGGATCGGTGGATGACATGAAAGTACTTCTGGATACGTATTCACACTTGGATCTGGAGTAATCTCATGGGCGTCTAAAAAGCAAGATACAGTGGCACAATCATCAGCAGAAGCCGAATATGTTGCAGCCGCAAATTCAGCAAATCAAGCTATATGGCTAAGGAGAATTCTAGAAGATATGGGCGAAACACAAGATGAAGCTACAAAAATTTCTGCGACAACAAGTCCTCAATTGCAATGGCAAGGAACCCCGTGTTTCACGGAAGAACAAAGCATATCTCCATCAAGTATCACTTTCTTCGAGAAGTGTCGGCAAAGAAAGAGATTGAGCTACACTACTGCAAGACTGAAGAACAAGTTGCAGATATTTTCACTAAAGCATTGCCAAGACCAAAGTTCGAGTTCTTGCGTAACATGCTTGGAGTAACATCGAAATACATTAAGGAGGAGTGTtgaaatattaatgtatttCTAGAAACTACTAGAATAAATTAGTTGTAGTAAAAGTTAGAATTAACTAAGATTATCTAGAATCATTTAGATATTTGGTTAGTGTTTAATTACTAAAAATTTCTAGATTAGTCTAACCGACTTTGAAGGCCTATAAATATGACCATCTTGTAACATATGGatgtaacaacaacaacatcaacaacttcaatcaataaaatctaaGTTTATTTCTATCTAGTCCATCACATATTCAAACTCTTCTAAATCCCCTCATCATCAATTAACATCTAAACTATATTTAAGCATcacataaataactaaaactcATAACAATTCTAACAGAATGAGTACCTTTTACTTAGCTTccaataaacaaataataatgataattattattatctctaaatatatatgaaagaaaaaccTTAACTCCAAAATAGAAAAGTTTGGACCTCGGATAAAATTGAACTTTTAATCATAACCCTTACATTAAAACGATGATGTCATATTCCTTTTTTAacttctttaaatttaattttaatttaataagtaaaataattataatttctttatataaatttgtatacattaataattaatgtttgttaataatataattatggaaactaatatttttttttaatttttatcaattttcatatttaaaatcaatttttgactttttttctaataaaattttcattttaattagtGCGATACACAGATCAacataacttttcaataattaCTAAACGATTTTTTAGTTAATGAAgagctggaaaaaaaaaacaaataccaaatttataataagctatcacaattatgtatcaaaaaaatagttgtgtgaaaatcataaaaatattatgCATAACTTTAAATTAGATTAGCACAACATGTGatgtatagattgataattaaattggttagtaaattttgtaaataactaaattattcgcgCAAACGTTAAAtcacaagtacaatgacaataCAGACATATTCGGATACATGAAAGAAATCCAATCAAACAGAAACATGACTTAGTGAGAtctctaatagatgatgtatccattaTCCAACCGGCCGGTCACCGTTACCCGGAAACTCAACGACCATCAATCTAACTTCACGCTTTTTAAGTGGTTCACGTTTTACCCAGTTTAACATGTTATTAGTTTTGTACATATTCCCGCAtattacttaatttatatttacttttagccatcaacttgagaaaattttttttttaaaaggtcagaaaaagtatttatatttaactttttaaaattacaattgtcactcaaatcaagagtcttaaTCGTTATCAAAggatatgaaaacaatcataatcgTTATTTAATTATCCTAGAAcattgattgaaaataaacatatttatgtTATGGGTCGCGTCATGATCAAACACATGTACTTGAATGTCATGTAAAAGGTCACAagaatgtttatattttaatacttaataatctttcataataatatcaaattatgagtacaactggtttcaaataTGATAACATAATAAGTAATTATAAATACGACATGTTAAAATATGATTATAATATGGTTCAAAATTGTTTATATTATCAGAAATTATTAGTAGTATatgaatgaatatgtttatttaagaGATTATTAACTAtaactaaataaacaaaaaaataggcTTATTTTTGAAGTAGAATCTTGTCATGGCAAATATCACATAATGTTGCATAAAACAATcactaaatttcaaaaaattgatGACTGTGTGAATTAAAGTCCCTGATCGTTTTGTCAGATCAACAACGCAAATCAAAGTTATCTATACATTGTAACAAAAAAACAATGATCCACATTGGACGTGGCCTACATGAGGATAgatttgacttttaatttttatgcatGGGTTATAAATCGGTCTTTCATTCAGTCAAGCGcctattttaattaatttataaaataactaagGTGATGGGCTTTTACCgaaattttctttttgacttttgatgacCTTCTCCCAGTCTCTcctattgtttatatatatacacatacattatCTACTTCCTAATTTTACATAGACCAAAAATTAAATCCCAATTTATTTTAAACTGAagttagaaaattaaaaaggaatAATAACCTGtggatgtagtgaactatgacaaaatgtctatcttatgtattgatctaatcgggggtctatgttatgtaacgaacttactaaaactgtctaagtgatgcatgttacAGGCTAAAGCACgtcatcaatttttttaatcttaataattaattaatttatttaacatatataaataaacataagttatggaaacatatatgtatataagttctgtaattatataaaaactgtaAACACCTTCAGATCTTCTGGCCGCCACCTACCTCTCCATTTTTCCGATCAACCCTAACACAATCATATAcgaaaaaatcaaagatctcaaaaattaaaattgcaTTTGAAGATCACGATCCTTTATAAGGTTAAGAGCCTGAAACCAACCATTACATATATTctcaaacatatacacattGACACACGCAAATCTAaggatacatatatacaacccacacaaacaaacaatgagAGACTAGATGACGTATTCTTACATGGTTTCTTGAGGCATAACTTAGAATTGAAATGAGAAAGAATTACTAATTGCTAGATTTTAGTTAaagcaacaaaacaacaaacttaGAAGAATGCATTACAAGACTAAAGCTGAAAAGATCAAATCCCCTTGACCCCAGAATTCATCATTTATCTTTTCggaatattaataaaaaactaaatggaAACAAGAAAATACCAGTTCTCAAATCTCATGAGGAGTTGGAAACAATAAgtaacatgcatcacttagacagttttggtaagttcattacataacatagacccctgattagatcaatacataacatagacattttgtcataattCACTATATTCACAAGTCATTATCCCAAGTTTACAAAAATGAATGGTAACCGGTTACCTGTAGATTACCCGGTAACACATATCACTTAGACAAATTTggtaagttcattacataacatagacccccgattagatcaatacataacatagacattttgtcataattCACTACATCCACAAGTCCTTATCTTAATTAAAAATGCATTTAACTTTGAGTTAGGTAGCTTTTTTTTCAAAGCCCAGCAAAACTTGTATATTGTTGTTTTGGTGTCTATGGTATTTGATTGTCCATCACTCCATCCATGTGCCatcatttctttatttattttgttttcaattgGTCGTAGTATATTCAACATCGATTCTATTGCATCAATGGGCTGAATTATAACTAAGCTACCAGTATTGTCTAAAAGGAAATATACAACATAAGAATACTTATTATGCCCAAAAAGGCATTACAACAGCACAACATTAACAAATAGCATTTCAGAAAAACCATTATCTTGCACTAGTTCATTACAAGTCACCTACCAAATTGGCATTTCAAAACCAATATCTTGCACTATTTCATTACAAGTCTACCATCCGTTTTTTTAATCAGTCGATTTACATCACCTACCAAAGTCTACCATCTTCTTTTTAACCCGTCGATATACATCATACTAAAGATTACACTCagaaacacacatacacaaaacTATTCATCTTTGATTCTCttttcagaagaaaaaaaagagga includes the following:
- the LOC122582886 gene encoding LEAF RUST 10 DISEASE-RESISTANCE LOCUS RECEPTOR-LIKE PROTEIN KINASE-like 2.1, which codes for MSYRLHSYSPFFFIFPLFFSSISMAVLETIDTKYPGCPSYKCSGTIIGYPFWVISNQTYTGQFCGYHGLGINCSDLEGTDRPTIYLKNDLYHVRNITNTSIILSYNHFPVNNTIPLVDQCLKVNRTIELENLPFNFSNNNLNLSFHFNCSRPPPPDYATPIPCMNSVSNRSYVNVIHDNYERFDDWDCNEIVTTVFDYATLWKTTLSWRDYASALIYGFELNGQRPDDEDCDKCEESDGRCGFRHANNTRQFLCFCSDGTITTNNHCKKGNKINWTRKLAIGVSGVLATLFMVVVYCIMKPSSTNCVAAFKHKTEDHKSVEAFVLHYGSLTTKRYKYVDIKKMTSSFQVKLGQGGFGTVFKGKLSDGRLVAVKVLNSSKASGQEFINEVASIGRTSHVNIVSLIGFCFEYEKRALVYEFMPNGSLEKFIHSHVSIKTSDQQMRVDKLYKIALGIARGLDYLHRGCNTRILHLDIKPHNILLDEDFCPKIADFGLAKLHSRKDSIVSMLEARGTIGYIAPEVFNRNFGGVSHKSDVYSYGMLILEMVGGRKNVDAGVGSGHTSEIYFPYWIYSRLKSDEYLLDSITTAEENDHARKMTIVGLWCIQTDPNQRPSINEAIEMLEGSMDALRVPPRPCFSSPPRLPASTLNTSELESGSNLDPNYS